From Zea mays cultivar B73 chromosome 3, Zm-B73-REFERENCE-NAM-5.0, whole genome shotgun sequence:
GGAACACCATATGTCTGCTGAACCCACTGATCCAGAGTGTCGGGCATAGGCGGCGGAGGATTGTATGGTGGAGCAGGACGCAGAGGTACACGACCAACATAACGCCTAAAGTTGTCCGACTCTAACATAAATCTCCTAAAGTTCTCATTGTACTCGACATTTTTCCTTTTTAGCTCGGCGATTTGAACATAACTCTCACGACAGATAGCATAGATTCCATTTAAACCCCTGATGAGCGCACGAACACCTCTCTTCTTGCTTCTCTTACCACGGCTCATGGGGCGAGAGGCGGCAGCTGCAGCAGCCCGTGATGAAGATGGATGGAGAGGTGGCTGAGGGACAGGTTCTTCTGATAAAGAAGATCGAGGCATCACTCGTTATTATTAGGTTATCAGCATTAGGATTTGCAACACGACCAGGATGTTGCCCTCGGCCGGCGAGAAGGAAGTCTCTCACCTCGAGCGGCATGGACGATTTCAGGTTGTTGAGAACTACTCCCACCAACATCTCCCCGAGCTTGGCCTCTACCATGACCGGTCTGGGAGCGGCGAGGACGCTCCACCTGGATTTCTTCAGATCCACTACCTTCTTCAATAATGGATGGATTCCTCCGTGCAACCATCTTAAAGAGAGAGAGACAACAAACACCACGGCTCGATTGATTGAGGGGGGTCGAGCAACAAGTGTTTGCACAGTTACGAGCGATTTCCCCTCCCCCAAAttatcaaattcaaaccaaataatGAATCCATTAGAGAATAAGGCAGTATGAACCTTTCGTTTATTT
This genomic window contains:
- the LOC100276673 gene encoding uncharacterized protein LOC100276673 isoform 1 (isoform 1 is encoded by transcript variant 1), translated to MVARRNPSIIEEGSGSEEIQVERPRRSQTGHGRGQARGDVGGSSSQQPEIVHAAREEPVPQPPLHPSSSRAAAAAASRPMSRGKRSKKRGVRALIRGLNGIYAICRESYVQIAELKRKNVEYNENFRRFMLESDNFRRYVGRVPLRPAPPYNPPPPMPDTLDQWVQQTYGVPFDEDISDDEEEISDDEDESFW
- the LOC100276673 gene encoding uncharacterized protein LOC100276673 isoform 2 (isoform 2 is encoded by transcript variant 2) — protein: MNLQLSLSPSLLSSSTEGSVPRSRGECVGDQGVVDWIHPLTCFPHQVSNPHLREELLSQGEIARNCANTCCSTPLNQSSRGVCCLSLFKMVARRNPSIIEEGSGSEEIQVERPRRSQTGHGRGQARGDVGGSSSQQPEIVHAAREEPVPQPPLHPSSSRAAAAAASRPMSRGKRSKKRGVRALIRGLNGIYAICRESYVQIAELKRKNVEYNENFRRFMLESDNFRRYVGRVPLRPAPPYNPPPPMPDTLDQWVQQTYGVPFDEDISDDEEEISDDEDESFW